ttgtgactctgaaattttccattgggccaaatccaaaagagttgctgtatccctgtttcttccatgggtagcagcagccaaggctctgggtgaattgggccacctagagtgttgggtagtcaaacaggcaaatttgacatccactgccatcagctccctcctagaagacgaacaaattaccaggcaggccacactccaacatcgtgctgccatagattttctcctgctgctacatggacatgagtgccaggaatttgaaggactttgctgcatgaacctgacctcgaaagctcctaacgtccatgctgccctccgagacatgaaaaccttgatcgaacaagtgaagcaagaatctgaagactggttcaacgaactgttcaagggctggggattcacggggtggtggacttcaatagtcaaaactattttgttactctttgttattcttttccttgtaatactggcatttggaatccttcgtcacttGGTTATCAAGGCCATTAGTGTTCTCATGCCCTCTGTCGCCatggtaaatcacatagagatgaaaaccccGAAACAATCTAAAGCCCCTACTAAccccaagtggtgggaaagatcttaagttgtatccagaataaccttctctcttcttttaaacaaaaaaaggtgagatgttgtaacccaataccctactgctttaagaatggtacatccctttaaccctgtaacccctgcaagaccaatggattgacccctgcgatgggattggcctgaagccaaggctgacccctcccctttcctgacccatagaaaaacctgagcccacgtgtggacttcctctttttatccccatctcccgctctgaccacatggaaacctaagaataaaacagtatatcaaccctgggataagagcctctaatatctcgaccgttctacatgaaacagcatcccaggccaaCTCTGCAGGATATCTGAGGTGCAGTGCGAGGCccccagggtgctgtttcaAAACACTACTTTGAAAAACCAAGGAAGGAAATGGCACCTTGTATTGGTGTCTTTACTTCTAAGTTTGAAGCACTTTCAGTTCACATGCTGTGACAGGAACTGCTGCACAGGAATGGATTTGAGCTGTCTAGAACATTCCTCTTCCCCTTGCCTCTCCCTCACATAGAtgcacatacacaaaaaatctcttttgcaTGGAGTGCCCTGGCAGGTTCAGGCAAGTGCACCCAAAGCACACAAAGATGGTCCCCTATAGGTGATGGACCAGCTGCTGGTGAGGATCTGCCTTCCAAATGtggctttctttccttttctgtttgtttatttgcttgttttggtttgttttcaggTTTCTGGAAAACAAGgtgataaaataatttccttactCCATACTCTGTGGCTAACAAATTTAGGAgacaagagagaaaacaagaatcaatcgcaggagaagaggaaacttCTTCCTATTCAGCTTGTAAATGAATTTCTGTATGTTTTGGTCAGGTTGATCAAACATATTGGTAATTcctttgtcttgttttttgtttcagttgttTTGCATTTCATCTTCTGTCCAGCTGGAACTTTAATAAGGCCAGGaggatttctttatttctggTAGATGAATGGCTTTTTTTACCTTCAGTTTCTGTGTTGAGTAGTGAATTTGGATGAGATTTCTTTGACAGGCGGATTTAGGTGTTTGAATACGTgggagaataaagaaaaatgtgatgcATGGTTGCTATCAAATCCTAGGTCCTTAATTCCTAGCCATTCTGACAGTAAGGATTACAAACTGCACTTATTAATTAGCATGCAGGAAAATCCATGGcacctgtgttttcttttgacaGGACTAATGTAGATGTGGCCAGACTGATGGAGTTCTTGAGCACCCTCCGCTCTGTGCTGGAATCCCGTGCCGTTGTTGGGGAGGCTTTTAGGGAGATGAGGCGTTTCATGGCCAATGACAGCATCCTgtccagcagggagctgctgctgctgctgctgcacgaGTGGAGCCTTGTGAGCAAagacctgcagctgcaggaggagctgcaggcactggcCCAGAGGTGCCAAAACACAGAATTGCTCAGTAAGTGCTAAAATACTTCAAGGA
This genomic interval from Catharus ustulatus isolate bCatUst1 chromosome 4, bCatUst1.pri.v2, whole genome shotgun sequence contains the following:
- the LOC116995905 gene encoding nucleolar pre-ribosomal-associated protein 1-like isoform X5 gives rise to the protein MNGFFYLQFLWTNVDVARLMEFLSTLRSVLESRAVVGEAFREMRRFMANDSILSSRELLLLLLHEWSLVSKDLQLQEELQALAQRCQNTELLTVLVFLTSIYEGNTWLGAQELDLLLSHWSALVQVRDGAKPQRIFCSPIIPGFYWEFSAKSDQLFLNVAVRGGERANPDLQTGSARPRTFEM